gccgaggatcaaactgttgaataataaaaatctgagcagaacaaacatccagaataaaagaaacagttccagctgctaaatgcaggaagaacagctggtaaaacatctgggattgttTTTATAGTAAAACTGTTCATGAACAAGAGCAGATCTGAATCTAATCTCATCTGTTTCCATCACATGTCATTTATATGAattctcattgtgtgtttgacagttttAGTCTTTCAGGTGAAACCCTGGAGGCTTCAagctcagctgcaggaaatcacacacacagactgtaaagaAGGAAGTCGACTGATTTTCATATCTTTACAATACAACAGGTACAACACTTGTATTTCTACTGTATTTTGATATcagtacacacatgtacaatgaGGTTTGAAAACAAGTCAGATACTAAATGAACATAAGTAGAAAACCACAAAGAACAATAGAAACTAAAGAAAAGACCTTAATGtgtcaaatgttaaatgtagaTTGAGTTTCTGCGCATCAGCCACAGTGAACAGGAAACTAGTGGAGCAgatgcagtctgtggtactgggagcactttacgggtcaggctggttctgttgggctccagcagctgacagaggttcatcctctgaggagaatctagatctttcagaagctcatcagaggagctcaaaggagGAATTAATCCTGAAGTTACCCcgataaccacaaatcctgcttcatagtACAGGGCCCTGGTGTTTATGggagggttcatcctctggggacagAGACAACAACAGTGCGAGGACGTTCTGTGGAAAGCCAAAGGGTCACTAACATGCTGGACCCTCCAGTCTGCCTTTGGACACCCTGAGACAGTCAGTCCTCTGCAgcgtcctgctcctcctttgtcccctgctccctcttcttcttcacctccttcagtCCCTCCTGGATCTTGTCCACGGCCTCCTGATCTCCGGCCTGCCGGGCCAGACCCAGAGCCTCCTGGTAGAACCGCACCGAGTCGTCCAGCTGCCCTGATGGACCAGAGACAGAATGTCCCATCTTAATAAATTTCCCCACTTAATAAATGTCCCCACAAACATTCACCTGTCCTGACCTTTGTGCAGCAGAATGCCGGCCATGTTTCCCAGCAGGACATGTTGGTCTGGGTGTCCCGCAGACCTGCTCAGATCCACGGCCTGTTGGACCAATGAAAGGGCGTCGTCATGACAACCCTGCAGATCCAGAATGGTGCCCAAGTCGTTCATCAGCACCAGAGTCTGACAGGAGACGACAAGACGATGGTGACATCAGACATAAACGTGGGCGTGTTTCTAGTATGTGGGTGTGTCTCTCCCTGTGggtgtgtctctacctgtgggtgtgtctctccctgtgggtgtgtctctccctgtgggtgtgtctctacctgtgggtgtgtctctccctgtgggtgtgtctctacctgtgggtgtgtctctccctgtgggtgtgtctctccctgtgggtgtgtctctacctgtgggtgtgtctctccctgtgggtgtgtctctacctgtgggtgtgtctctacctgtgggtgtgtctctacctgtgggtgtgtctctacctgtgggtgtgtctctacctgtgggtgtgtctctacctgtgggtgtgtctctacctgtgggtgtgtctctccctgtgggtgtgtctctccctgtgggtgtgtctctacctgtgggtgtgtctctccctgtgggtgtgtctctacctgtgggtgtgtctctacctgtgggtgtgtctctccctgtgggtgtgtctctccctgtgggtgtgtctctccctgtgggtgtgtctctacctgtgggtgtgtctctccctgtgggtgtgtctctccctgtgggtgtgtctctccctgtgggtgtgtctctacctgtgggTGTGTCTCTCCCTGCTCCTGGCGGCAGATTGTCAGTGCGTACTCATAGTCCTGCCTGGCCTGGTCCAGGCGCCACGTTGATGCTCGGTATCGAGCTCGAGAGTCCAGACAGAGTCCGAGGAGAAGGCGGGTCTCTTTTCtcagcgcctcctcctcctctgcagacgaCGAATAGCATCAGTCAGGACATAACATCgataatgtgaaaaatgtttagAACATGAAAAGTcttaataatatgaataaaggGAATAAAGTTAATAACATGAATAATGTGAAAAGTTTGTTTATCATGTGAGTAGCGTTAATAATGTCAACAAGGTAAAAGGtcttaataaaagaaataacattAATCACACTAAcgtgaaaaatattaaaatctaatAATTTGAAAAATGCTAATTAcgtgaaacattttttaaacttgaatAATGGGAATATGTCAATCGTGTGAATAATATGAAAAGTGTTAACATTACTCACGTTAAGAATGTGAAAACTCTTGATAACGTGAATAAAGTGATAGATCCTGATCGAGGACTATGATCACAACCAGACTTcttgatacacaacatgtctcctcacatcttctaccatcaCTGAGAGGAAgtcctcagttcctctgctccttcatctccatcagacattatgtataaacactttaaacatgaagttacaaactggttcttctcatgtagtgaatcctgttgttgtgttgatgtgttcagttccatcagcgtctgttggacttgtgtcctgggagaggatcctcacatgggactgagctttattcactgatcactaagtttctCTGTagtctctgtctcacctgtctgttcCTCTGCTTTCAGGTCGATGGTTTTCTGCAGTTTGGCCTCTAGAGACTCTGAACAGAACCTGAAGCCATGTTCAGCAAGCTCCGccctgcaacaacacaacaaacaaatacacaaagtaaCAAACCAACTAACCAAGAGGCCAAGGCCCTGAACTATGAAGCAGGATTagatcctttgagctcctctgatgagttTCTGAAAGATCTAGATTCAGAGGAATCTAGATCATAGATCATATCCAGAAGAACAGCTGAGTTAACTCAACAAGTTAGTTCGTACTTATTCTGCTCAGCGTAGATGGAGGCGAGCTTCAAAGACATCTCGATGAAGGCATTGTCGTCCTGGTAACAGACAGGAAGAGTGAAGAtcaaagagcacacacacacagagacacacacacgcagagaaacacacacacacacagagacacacacacacacacagagaaacacacacacagacacacacacagacacacacacacacacacagagaaacacacacacagacacacacacagacacacacacacacacacacacacagagaatcacacacacagacacacacacacagacacacacacacacgcagagaaacacacacacagacacacacacagacacacacacacacacacacagagaaacacacacacagacacacacacagacacacacacacacacacacacacacacacagagaatcacacacacagacacacacacagacacacacacagagaaacacacacacagacacacagagacaaacacacagagacacacatacacacagaaacacacacacacagagaaacacaaacacacagacacacgcacacacacacacacacacacacacacacacacagagagagacacacacacagagacacacacacacacacacacagacacacacacacacagagacacacacacagagaaacacacacacacacacagagacacacacacagacacacacacacagagacacac
Above is a window of Hippoglossus hippoglossus isolate fHipHip1 chromosome 17, fHipHip1.pri, whole genome shotgun sequence DNA encoding:
- the ttc19 gene encoding tetratricopeptide repeat protein 19, mitochondrial isoform X1, producing the protein MAASCVRRAVVLTLIRSRCSAAGGSSSSVAGKRSAFWVNIKHVESRGGGGRGGRGGAALWATVAFSLFSSDEDKRDEAQRKDDEMILLLKKAKLSVYRGQLQAASGFLHQAVALAHQTGNKQAVIYTYSLMANLAYVQGQLDNAEKLFKAAMSFMLSGGTPQDDNAFIEMSLKLASIYAEQNKAELAEHGFRFCSESLEAKLQKTIDLKAEEQTEEEEALRKETRLLLGLCLDSRARYRASTWRLDQARQDYEYALTICRQEQGETHPQTLVLMNDLGTILDLQGCHDDALSLVQQAVDLSRSAGHPDQHVLLGNMAGILLHKGQLDDSVRFYQEALGLARQAGDQEAVDKIQEGLKEVKKKREQGTKEEQDAAED
- the ttc19 gene encoding tetratricopeptide repeat protein 19, mitochondrial isoform X3, yielding MAASCVRRAVVLTLIRSRCSAAGGSSSSVAGKRSAFWVNIKHVESRGGGGRGGRGGAALWATVAFSLFSSDEDKRDEAQRKDDEMILLLKKAKLSVYRGQLQAASGFLHQAVALAHQTGNKQAVIYTYSLMANLAYVQGQLDNDDNAFIEMSLKLASIYAEQNKAELAEHGFRFCSESLEAKLQKTIDLKAEEQTEEEEALRKETRLLLGLCLDSRARYRASTWRLDQARQDYEYALTICRQEQGETHPQTLVLMNDLGTILDLQGCHDDALSLVQQAVDLSRSAGHPDQHVLLGNMAGILLHKGQLDDSVRFYQEALGLARQAGDQEAVDKIQEGLKEVKKKREQGTKEEQDAAED
- the ttc19 gene encoding tetratricopeptide repeat protein 19, mitochondrial isoform X2, which encodes MAASCVRRAVVLTLIRSRCSAAGGSSSVAGKRSAFWVNIKHVESRGGGGRGGRGGAALWATVAFSLFSSDEDKRDEAQRKDDEMILLLKKAKLSVYRGQLQAASGFLHQAVALAHQTGNKQAVIYTYSLMANLAYVQGQLDNAEKLFKAAMSFMLSGGTPQDDNAFIEMSLKLASIYAEQNKAELAEHGFRFCSESLEAKLQKTIDLKAEEQTEEEEALRKETRLLLGLCLDSRARYRASTWRLDQARQDYEYALTICRQEQGETHPQTLVLMNDLGTILDLQGCHDDALSLVQQAVDLSRSAGHPDQHVLLGNMAGILLHKGQLDDSVRFYQEALGLARQAGDQEAVDKIQEGLKEVKKKREQGTKEEQDAAED